The genomic region GACCCGGCTATAACGGGGACGGGCAGGACGGCCTTCAGTAGCTGCAACTCGCTGATCACGGTTGTTTAGAATATTTTCTCGGTACTGCACCAAGAACTGGTTGAACTTGTTACGGGCTTCAGCCGCATAGTTTTGGAAGTAGGCTGAAGTTGGGGTAGGGTTAACTGGTACGTTCATAATCTAGGTACCTCCTTTTTTGTTTACAACCCTAACTATAGGGCAAAAGGACGGCTACTGGTCGCCCTTTGGATAAATTGTAAGTAAATTTAGAAGTTCTTAACCTTTGCTTAGCAAAGCCTGCTTTGGACCGGCGAAGCGGCTATAATGGACCTATGTTAAACGCCCAGGAACAATTATACCGGGACTATCTCCAGTCCCAGCGGCAGTACTCGCCCCAGACGACTAAGGCCTACCTAACTGATATCACGGCCTTTCGGACTTACTTGGCCGATAATGGCGGTTTTGAGCGCTATGACAAGGTTGAAAACCTGGATGTTCGAGTCTATTTAGGACAACTTTATGAACGCCAGTTGGCCCGGACGACAATTGCCCGTAAGGTCAGCAGCTTGCGCATGTTTTACCAGTTCCTGATTAATCAGGGGCTGGCCCAGGATAATCCCTTTGATGGGGTCGCCCTGCGTAAGCACCAGGAACACCTGCCTGAATTTTTCTATGAAAACGAACTGGACCAGCTCTTTGAAGTTGCCTACCAAAAAGAAGACCACCCCAACTGGCAGCGGGATGCCGCTTTGCTGGAATTTCTCTACGCAACCGGGGCCCGGGTGACCGA from Leuconostocaceae bacterium ESL0723 harbors:
- the xerC gene encoding tyrosine recombinase XerC, whose product is MLNAQEQLYRDYLQSQRQYSPQTTKAYLTDITAFRTYLADNGGFERYDKVENLDVRVYLGQLYERQLARTTIARKVSSLRMFYQFLINQGLAQDNPFDGVALRKHQEHLPEFFYENELDQLFEVAYQKEDHPNWQRDAALLEFLYATGARVTEVTQLHLDQLDFQQRLVLIHGKGNKDRYVPFGHFAQQSLQTYIADRRPQLLAGKPDSQIVFLNQRGEGLTSAGIRYILDQLMAKTALTGKIHPHMLRHSFATQLLDRGADLRTVQELLGHVNLSTTQIYTHVSKEALQKNYQNFFPRAKR